A stretch of Brassica rapa cultivar Chiifu-401-42 chromosome A08, CAAS_Brap_v3.01, whole genome shotgun sequence DNA encodes these proteins:
- the LOC103833032 gene encoding uncharacterized protein LOC103833032 has product MALARWQPKKSQLFPSEITFWIRVIGVPMEFRTVPTFESLGDALGRTVAVDVEHCRVQVVVDAFQELCFETTLDFKGGEFYEGEEAAISLRYEKLFGYCTLCSSLCHKEEKCPLAKKVSPEKKREGREGNGGWYDGGKHDDRARSYKGVVINGNQNQQHKERDGRDYYGKGKVKMVEEADSKWVKVADRGNNRSSRREEHRAEGQGQGQGGSNRSSSGQSGVPKEVVQEEGEIKNADDSEKTLPSQDFQEELAKTQAVGSEVISDPMDAEEGIQMIKSLIVEPSTLEDDKVLDMDECRAICLEHGIDMDAADDLPDCSDGEFEEMLKEQDDEEAIPADLENENTEVEKAPVKGDVAKKQGTRKRLFKPSTAGSTKMRIASALVSLRKRAPAKVGTRHEDHSKHQEIKGTSNPKTGMKNP; this is encoded by the exons ATGGCGTTAGCACGGTGGCAACCGAAGAAGTCGCAGCTCTTCCCATCGGAGATAACGTTCTGGATCAGGGTGATAGGTGTTCCGATGGAGTTCAGGACGGTGCCTACCTTTGAGAGCCTCGGTGATGCACTTGGACGAACAGTAGCAGTAGATGTCGAGCACTGCAGAGTGCAGGTGGTGGTGGACGCGTTTCAGGAGCTTTGCTTTGAAACAACTTTGGACTTCAAGGGTGGAGAATTTTACGAGGGGGAGGAAGCGGCAATATCATTGAGGTATGAGAAGCTCTTTGGATACTGCACACTTTGTTCTAGCTTGTGCCATAAGGAGGAGAAATGCCCTCTTGCTAAGAAGGTGTCGCCTGAGAAGAAAAGAGAGGGTCGAGAAGGAAATGGAGGATGGTATGATGGTGGGAAACACGATGATCGAGCTCGGAGCTATAAGGGAGTGGTCATAAATGGAAATCAGAATCAACAACACAAGGAAAGAGACGGTAGGGACTACTATGGGAAGGGTAAAGTCAAGATGGTGGAAGAGGCTGACTCAAAATGGGTGAAGGTGGCTGATAGAGGCAATA ATAGATCTTCCCGAAGAGAGGAACACCGGGCTGAGGGTCAGGGTCAGGGTCAGGGAGGAAGTAATAGATCCTCCTCAGGTCAGTCAGGAGTTCCAAAAGAAGTAGTTCAGGAGGAGGGAGAAATAAAAAATGCTGATGACTCCGAGAAAACTCTTCCCTCTCAGGATTTTCAAGAAGAGCTGGCCAAGACTCAAGCTGTAGGATCTGAGGTAATTTCGGACCCTATGGATGCGGAGGAAGGGATTCAGATGATCAAAAGCCTGATAGTGGAACCGTCAACTTTGGAGGATGATAAGGTACTGGACATGGACGAGTGTAGAGCTATCTGTCTCGAGCATGGGATAGATATGGATGCAGCAGATGATCTACCAGATTGCTCAGATGGGGAATTTGAGGAAATGCTAAAGGAacaagatgatgaagaagctatTCCAGCAGatttagaaaatgaaaataCGGAGGTGGAAAAAGCACCGGTTAAAGGAGATGTGGCGAAGAAGCAAGGAACTCGCAAGAGGCTTTTTAAGCCTAGCACCGCGGGGAGTACGAAGATGAGGATAGCTTCTGCGCTTGTCTCTCTGCGAAAACGAGCTCCGGCAAAGGTAGGTACACGTCATGAAGATCACAGCAAGCACCAGGAGATTAAGGGCACTTCAAACCCGAAGACTGGAATGAAAAATCCATAA